Genomic DNA from Oryza sativa Japonica Group chromosome 5, ASM3414082v1:
TATATGCGTTTCCCTACTCATTTTATTCAATTTGTTTGTGCAaacgtataaaaatataagtcatgcttagaaaacatttaataataaatcaagccataacaaaataaatgataactacatacttttttaataaaataaataactaaacatatttaaaaagtcaataacgtcgtatattaaaaaaaagtacgaTCTGGCAATTGCTCTTTGACGTAGATGCTAGTTTGTTGTGAAGAATGTGCTCCATGAATATCCAAATAGTTGATGCTCTCATGCTCTGTTCTAAACATTAAACATATATTGACTCAAGATTAAATATGGTGTTTGTATCTCTCAGTTCGATGATTTGCCTATagcattatctaaaaatattagaCAAGGCCTAACACATATATTCATCCGAAGAGAATGTGTTATATAGCAAAAGCACGCAAAATAACGACCACTTTGTATTATCATTTGCATCATCGAAGTGTCAGTGTTAACAAAATCTATGAAATAGACGGTACATTTAAGAACTAATATAGCAACACGTGGCACATATATGAATGTAATTTATACTAATGGCCTGATTTACACGTTGATGCATAGACGTAATTATCCCAAAGTGAGATTCCAGTGAAAGCAGAAATTTCATGAAGCCAGGCAAGGAGTTACCTTTAGTAGTCCTTTTCCCTTTGTTTGAAGAGCTCTTGTAAAACAGGGAAGATGATAAAGTATGTCTATTTTATCAAATAGGACTTGAAGAAAATGAGAACATGGATAGACCTATATTACGCTTACCATGTCTAAAACAATGCAAAATTAATAAACAAAAAGATTAGCAGTACTATCCTGTATGGGCTTTTTTCTCATGCTCGAGAGTTCACCATTCAATCTTGAATCGAGTAGATTTCTGCATTCATCTGAAGAGTGTTAGCGAGGGAAAACATATCCCGAAGGAAACCAAGATTAGGAATAGAAAGGAGAACGATCGGAAGAGGCAAAGGAAAAGCAAGAAAAGAGGAAACAAATGCTACCTGTTGATTCTGTGAACACATCAGTCATTAAGAAGTAATCATAGTGGGTAATAAAACTGGCAGTTTCGAAAGATAAAGCGCTTGGGAGACATGGAGGTACTCAAGTGGAGCTTGATGTTTTTGCTGTAGATCCTAATCAGTGAAAATCTAAGACATCGATTGCAAATCTAATGGTTAGACTAATTTAGAGTGATGTGGCAAGCTGTGAGATGAGAGAATTAGAGTTAGTGGGGATGAattgtataggtatataggatataGGATGTCGTTAACTTTTaaacacatgtttaaccattcctgttaaaaaaaattatgcaactatcatttattttgttatgagttgttttatcactaaaagtattttaaatatgatttatatcttatgcatttaattttttttaataaaacgaatggtcataTCGTGTGTCCAAAAAACAGCAGTATCATCTAATAAAAAAGGGACGTTGTAGTTTGAGATCTTCATGGTATCATGTGACCTCACATGACGAGGGGCAGGACAGCATCCCAAATTGAAATTAGAGTGAGCACTGCTGGTCTCAAGTTGGTCATGTGTGTAATGGATGGGACAACAGGGCAACTTGCTCGCTTGGTAGCACATCACTCTCCAGTCTTTTTTGCATGGATTGGTGCCAATTGAAAACAGCATTTGAAAATTATTAAGACCCTAACCACTATAATGACTACCAAAGTTGGTGGAAAAGGCATGGCAAGATCTCGTCGGTGAGCCCAATGATTCATCCCCAGTTAATTCTTTAGTTCGTGTGAGTTGTGTTGCCCGTATTGAAGGTAGTCTCCCTATACTGGCATATATTTCAGTCATTATAACCAGTACATTTGATAagtattatatttgttttttttaaatagatgataccGTTAACTTTTGCACATACAtgtgatcattcatcttatcaaaaatttatataattatcatttattttgttgtgagatattttattactaaaatattttaaatatgatttatatcttatgcatTTGCACATAATTTATAATAAGACGAAATGATCAAACGTGTGTTCAAAAGTTAATGCAttatctattagaaaaacagagGAAATAGTAGTCAAGTATCTCTCCTCATGTTTTAAGTAACGTGAGCTCTACCaccaatgcattttttttcagagGACTACCAATGCTTCTGAAGATCTAAAATGTGCATAACCTAAGGCTCTGCTCCTTTTCGGCGTCGTTTCAGTCTCAGACACCAGCACGGTCGATGAGGCCAGTAAACTTCGTATCAATCCAacaattttctccaaaatttacCACAGCTTACTTCCCATGCTTATAAATtctgaaaaaagagagagaggaatatgGTGTATACGAACGAACAGTTCAAACAGAATGTTCAGGTTTCGCTGCATGTCTGAAATTGTTACTTACCATAACACCACCATCCATGTATCCATAGTGCCATTCACGAAATCGCTGCCGGCTAAGGACAGCAGGTTGGTTGCCGGCAAATATAATGCAATTAGCCCAGTGGTTACCAACTAACGCCACAGGTTCTGGAATCTTTCAGTTCCACTGCAGCATTATTGTCGTTTGGTTGTCACGAAATCCGCTTTCTTTCGGTCTGCACCTAATTCTCCCTTTCCCTGTGCAGTGCAGTAGTACCGGATTTGCAAGGTGGTCGCCGTATTCTCCATTCGAGCCGGTCAAGCTCAGGACACCTGCTCTTCGTGCCACACAACCACAGGATGATGGCTTCGCTTCGCGTCGGCTCCTGGTTCCTCTGTCTTGGGTTCCGGTGGAGTCGTGGAGATGGCAAGGGCGGACGCAAGAAAAGAAAACCGGGTGGAGGTTAGTCGTTAGAGTTGTACTTCCTCCACTCAAAAGTGGTAGActtattttaattattatttttaaataagttgATCGTATTTGTAATCTTTATATATTCATTCAAGACTTAAATTAAAAGATAAATTAAACTTTCGATTAGACTCTAaattggttgcatgcatgcatgcatgcatacactcTAAATCTTtgttacatactccctccgtattttaatgtatgacgccattgactttttatccaatgtttaaccattcgtcttattcaaaatttttgtacaaatataaaaatatttatgtcatgcttaaagaacatttgattatgaatcaagtcacaatgaaataaatgataattacacaattttttttaataaaacgaacatTCAAACAttaaataaaaagtcaacggcgtcatacattaaaatatggatgtAGTAtcagattatttttttcttgatctCAATGGCAAAAGTAATACGTGTAACTCTTTTGAATAAAGGAAGTACACTCAAATAGACATGGGAAACCCCACAGCGTAGAGATCAGGATATatgaatataaatatgagaaaaataaaaatatgctaGATCCGTCGTGTTTCTTTCTAACGCTGAAGATTAGCATAaataaaaatcatataaattttACGCTGCAAACTACTCATATCGAGGACCATATAACCAGTGGCGAAGCCAGAGACATTTTGCTAAAGAGCTAGTAATTTGTTATAGAAATTTTATCAATTCATTCAACAGCATAGAAAGTTAATAGAGCTTTTGTGGGCCAGGCGGTGGCTCCGCCCTAACATATAATGTCTGCAAACTCCTCAAGAAATTTGAGTACCATTAGACTTGGAGAATACGTTTCCCACAATGAGAGTAATAAACATGTTAGTACAAAACCCTATTATCTAACGGATAAGCTATATAAGTAATATATTGATTTTGTACATCAAAGACAAAATAAAACTTCAGAACCATAATACTGGATTATATGTCACGTGACAAAATCTATGTAGTTTATCTATGTAGTTTTATGTAACTTGGTTCAAAATAGgtgaggtttttttttaaaaaaaaagaaataaaagctTAATCTCCTATGTATGAGTATTACACTGTATAAAAAAATCCCGGGGCTCACGTATTAGAAATATATTTTAGCTACAAATAGTTGGTGAAAATGGTATGTGTGAAGTGTGTTGTACAAACAAATGTACCATACATATTCACTCTCAAAATTTTGGTTTACACTTTACATGTATCTGGGATCTGGGTTACCAGAAGTTCATACATTTTCTGTGTTTCTGTGAGACCACAGGCCAGCGGCAAAGCTTTCTGCAGGCTTCTCGTTTTGGATGTGTTGTCCAGTATATGCCTCACCGTTGCATTGAGCATTGCAGTTGTTGCATCAGGTGCAAACACCCGGGAACAAGTTGAGCACTCAGTAGTCAGCACTCTCCTATTTGCTCCAACTCCAAAGCTCCGGAAGCATAATGCCCTTCATCTGCTGCTCCATTTCATTGAGCTCCATAACTGGCACGATGTGTACTGGAGACATTTGCAGTACATCACAGGCTCACAGATCGGCACAAACATACTGGACTTATCTATCATGGTTACAATTTTTGTCGCTATGTCCGCGCCAAAAAGTCATTAACTGCAAGTGAGGCATCACCATGTGCGACGGCATTCTCTGGCTCTGGCATGTAAAGTGTAGTAGTAGAAGCCTGCCAAGCAAAGAAAGGCACGAACATTACCAGATTATATTATAGAAATACGCTAAGGTCAATGGTTGACATTCGAGGAAAACATGTACACGTATAGCTATCGAATATACCAGGTAAATCACATATTTCAGCAAAACACCATAAGTATTCAATTAGTATGAAATGGACTCAATTTGTGAAATCATCCCTGCAAACTAATACAAGATTATCTGCATCTTTGCACAATCCAAATCAAGCAGATATTCAATTGGAGCTCTTATGTAGAATTAAAATAACTCGAGAAAGAGAATGATGGTACTAATTTAGGCTAGCTGAATGGCTTTGTGCATTTAGGGTGCAGCTGCTGGGATATTATTGTTCCATAGCCTAGACTAGATGAACACTCTTAGCTGGGACTAAcacatttactccctccgtttcacaatgtaagtcattctagcatttcccatattcatattggtgctaatgaatctagacatatatatctatctagattcattagcatcaatatgaatgtgggaaatgttagaatgacttacattgtgaaacggaggaagtatcactTAGCTGGGAGCCTGGGAAATAAGTCAcccatttatatttatattataccCTTCCACTGGTCGTGCAGACTGAAAATAAGTCACCCATTCATATCTATGCACTTGCTGTCCTATGATGATCATTACAATGTTCTAAGAGAGATTAGTAGTACCTTCGTGTCTAATTGCAAGTCTCTGCTGTTGTCTATTGAAAGAATAGCACCATGAGCTTTTAACCACATTTCACACTCTTCTGATGCTTCACTATCAATTCTTGAGAATCCCAAAATTTGTGCAACATATCCCACTGGTATAGTCGGGCGATATGATTTAGACATGCATTTTACAGCCTCAAAACGCATTCGCTCCACATATAGATCTGTCAAAGTGATCCTCAACAGACatcaattttttcatgaatacAGAATAGATTTTTTAGCCAAATACAGAAGCACATTGAATTGATACAGATAGTATTTAGTCCTTTACCCATGAGGCAAGAATTCAAGTTCGGTGCCTGCTTGTATAGTTTGAAAAATAGGACATAGTTTCCAGATGAAACAGCAGAATGAACTGCAAGGGCATGCTTGACAGCTTCATCTTGTTTGGCTTGTTTCGATAACCTGAAAATAATGAGTATGTCAAACGTGGTCAGTTTAAGAACAAAAACTGGTCAATATTCTGCCAGTGTACTAGTATAAAATAGTACCTTGCCAATGATGACAGCAAGTCTCGTTTATTATTAGAGTGCAACATGACACAGAGTAAATTGTACGCAGAGAATTCAAAGTAACAGCCCTTGATTCCCTCTGCATATAGCCTCTTCAGTTGTGACTGGCACTGCAAGAGATGTTGCGTGCATAAACAGTTAGAACTACAATACCCATGCATcacttaacatttttttttttttgcacaaagATTGCAAACATAAATTttctaatttacaaatgtagtTGCAGTTTCCAATGACAATCAACTTTCGTGAAACAGCAGTACCGTTACGGGCTTATGGCCCCAAGGACTAGTCTTTGGTACTGTTCACACGTTTTACTGTGGCACCATGAGGATTAATTTTCTATAGATATAGGATTAGATTTATTAGTATCATCTATTCCATAAGAATATTGAAGATAATTTTCTTAGGGTTTAAGTTATCCTATTATATAAGGATGCATTCTTGTCTCTTTTCGTTACACGATGATAAAATCCAAAGTAAAACTAAGCTTCAGAGCCTCTCTAGCTTATAGGTAGAAGCCATGTTGGCGGCTAGATGAAGGTCAGTGCTCTACCTTTGGTCTTCAAAAGCCTATCCGAAGCTAATCCATATCAATACTCCACATGGTAATCTGAAGCTCCCTCCAGTCAAAAATAAGTGTCGTTTTAGAACCCGTGAAGTCAACAGAAGttaacttttgaaaaaaaaactattgttTAGAATATATGTTTTGGGTATACGAAAATGATAAAAGCTTTCATGATATTACACTATGCGACTATTATTGGATTCATTTATGCAAAAGAATTAAGCCGTTAAAGTTATGCATTATTGACCTTGAAAATTCTAAAATGGTACTACTTTACTAATTTGTGACTAGAGGGAGTAGTAAGTGGGACCAAACTTGGGATTGTCAGTGTCAGCCCACCGATAGAAAATTACTTGACCTCTATTTTCTTTATGCATGTTATCTAACTAAACATGAAGATGAAGTTGCAAAACTATGTCCTGCAACAGAAATATTGAGCATATGCACAAACACAATTATTTGATATCCCAAGAGAATAAACTATAACAAAGCATACCTGGTTATATTCAGGTAGGTCACCTGCCTGCATTGCTAAACGTGCATGAGTTTCATAAACCTGAAATAACAAACCTAAAGGTTAGAAGCACTAGTGGCATAACTGAAGTCCTGGTGCACAGCATTTACAAATATTTTCTTATGGTCAGTAATAGTAACTGGCAGCATAACTAATATGATATTGATATCTTGacagaagtaacttataaaGGAACTGCAGTTTTCTAGTTGCTAACACATTGTGGTAAGCACAATAGGATCATGATTCATGAGAAGAGGATACCTTGACAGTAAGTTCATTCTGGATTCTCTGAACTGTGAGATCTTGGCGAATAGACTTCAGTTGATCACATTTATAAAGATAATTCTTTTGAGATGTTTCAACCATGGAAAGGGCCTTCTCCAAGACATGCTCCGGTCTTACCTGCCAAGCATTATTCAGATAAGGAGAAGAAACAGTAGATATGATCaaattgcaaaagaaaaaagatttgCTATTGATGCTTTTCAATTAAGAATCCAGGACAACAGTTGGTGGGTTTTATTACTGTGGCAGGATCAGGTGCTGATGTAAGCCGGAGATATCGTTTCTCAATTTCTTGGCATGTCCCCTTTACTGTCAATGCATCCCAATCCATATCCTCCACAGCCAAGGTAGTGCCATCTTCACAGCTTCTGGCAAGAAGAGCTGAAACAGCTCTTCGTGCATGTATATTAGCCATTACATCTTTACTTGCTGCAGAATTCCTCGATTTAGATGATGAATTCTGGTTCTTCTCAAAACGCTTTGACCTATGCTCCCTGCGCTTCTTCTCCTCAGGTGAATTTGCTAGTGCGGTTGCACTGGCATAATATTTGGTTAGATCCTGCTCCTTATCACTATCACTTGAAGCATTTCCATTTTGCATTTGATCTGAGTAACTGCTGATCTTTTGCTTCTTGGCAGGCCGCTGACTGACTTTGTTTGCAGTCGCATGATGAGACTGGAAAAATTTTCTGGAATCCCAGTTATTACTCTGCATGGCATTCATTCAAATATTTCAAATACTAAGTAGAGCAATAACACAGGTATTTGATATTGGCAATTCAGAAATGGAAAGCCATACATGTAGTTAAAATATGGAAATCTGTTCCTCTTGTACATTGACTGATTAGTATGAGATTTTGCAAGAGTTCACATGCCGGTTCTTACCATTCTGTTTTTGGCTTCCAAATTATTGTGGGTGGTACCATTCACCAACCCTTTTACCGGTTCCACCTTATCTGTAACCTTTTCCTCCACAACAGGCTCCCACCTACTTTTTTGGCGTCTCCTATTGGTAGATGTCGACAAGGAGGGACTTGAATTGTTTGCACTGCTATATGGAAAACAAATAGCAAAAAGTTAATTCAGAAATATGTGATTCTGCATAGCACAGAAGCAGCAATGAGCCAATGACTCAAAACTTTCTTTAGTGAAAGGAAGGAATCCTAATTTTGCCTACAACACGAATTTGGGCATAGTAGTTTGTGGCAAAATTAGATGGATCACTTTTAACCCAGTATCTATGTAATGCAAACATTTGATTAAGTATATGAATAGTTCTGCACCCAAAAACCAATTCCCAATAATCACATCTTAATTATTTTCTAGGGTTATCATGGTTAGAAATCGGAGGAAGGGTATAGGATTTTAAATATTCTTCATGAAATGATACATCCATGATTCCACCATATACTGCCCAATAAGATTAACATATGTCCAAGACAGTTGAGACATATCCAATTATATAAATCTGAAGGCATCTTACTATTATTatagataaattatttttttgcgATATTTGCTTAGATCATAACACTTCTGATATAAATTACCCAGAAGATAACACTGTTAAGAAGGTGTAAGCTGGAATTTTCATTCATTGCATGGTGCTGGTTGCCCGAAAGTATAATTCTATAGCAACATAAGTCCAAAACAACAGATAAAAAATATCAGTCAACGTAGTTAAGTACTCAAAACACTACATTATCACTGTCCAGAGAATCCAGAAGCACAAACCTTGTTTCTGGAATGGTTGCAACATTTTGTACCAAAGGAAGCAGTGGCTCAGTGTCCCAATTCTTAGTAAGAAGGGTTCCATCAGCAATGGCGCTGTTTTTTATCTGATATTATATTAGGAAGATAACAAGACTGAGATACAGAGTCAACGAATTTACATCATTCTAAATTGACGTAAAAGAACCACAAAATAAACAAAGGAAAACATATGAATGAAGCACCACATCAATCGCTGGCCCAATAACTGGAGTGAATTCAACTAGAAAACTGTGATCAGCCATTTGTTGTGAATGGCAAATTGGCAACAGCCACGATGCCAATCTTTTTTACAACAAAATGCTGGCAACTAACAAAACGCCAAAACAATATAACAGAGATTTACCTCTTCTATCATACTCTGGCAAGCAGCCTTCTGGGCCTCATCCTTGCAACAGTTGAGATTCCTCGTAGCATAATTATGTAATGAAAAAGGGAGTGATCTCTAAACATGAGAATAGAAAAGTAGGTGGTGAATATGCAAGTACCAATATCTTCCTTGATTAAGTATAAGCATAATACGTGCTAACTTTTTGCGCTGGTTTTCCAAGGAATAAGCCAATGCATTCTCATAGACATCGAACGAATTTAAATATCATGAGTTTGAACTAACAAACTAATATATAATTTAATGAATCATTTTATATGCCAATAGCTCCCCAAATAGTCATTTTCCATATGAGCAAAAAAAATAGCCTTAGAAAGTTAGAACATCATGTGCcagaaatgaagaaaagaagagcAGAAAATTACAGCATCATTCTTCACCATGGAAACACTAACATAAGCAGGCTTCTTTGACAAATCAGCACCTAAAATTTTCTTCTCGCTCTTTGGTATTACCATAGAAAAACCTGGAGCAATTCGAGGAACCTGCATTTTGTTTTCACTTGAATTttcggttgcaataaaaacctgCCAATTTGGGTGTAAATTTTCAGATACATGGTCGACTGAGTAAATATTTGAGTTTGGACCGTTTGAACCTACAGTATTTTGTTGATCGCCATGATTGCTTTGCTGAACGGGGTTCAAATTCACAGTGCTCTGTGGGCAGGCTGGTGTCTGGCTGGCATAATGGTTTTGAGACCTTGGGTTACCTGCTACCTGGCCAGCATACTGGTTTTCCAACACCGGAGCGTGCGCCTGGTTGATATATTGATCTTGAGGCCCTGGACCACCTGAAGCCTGTAGGTAGAtgaaatttagatataattattttctattcTCATGATGAAACAATCTATGTAGCGAGCTAAAGAACACAAGAAAATTGCCACAAGTCAAACAAGACAGAAAAGACATGACACTTCAAGACCTACAAGCAACAAAAAACCTTCATACGGTACAGATGATTTTCTTAGTATGCAATGTGCTATAAACTTCTCCATGCAAACACAAAGAGAAGTGCTAGTGCCAACCAAATCTACATGAACAAAGTACGGAAACAATCATCATGCATTCTGATGTTCCATATCGTAAAGAGCGTGTTTATAGCCCACGAAACTCATCGAAAAGAATGCTGCACCCAGATGCACAGCAAGCGGAGGAAGTTGAATTTGAGATAAGCTGACTAGGCATAACACATATGCAACACAAAATAAGTAAACACCATCTGTTGATCGAAAAAAAGAAATGATTGTCCCAAAATAGCAACATAACCAGATAGCTTAAAACCCATGATCAATAAATGTCCAGGGTGTGACCAAGAAGGCTATGTACAATTAGTAGCGATATACATAGAAAGGAAGGAATATACCTGAATAGGAGGCGCAATAGAAGAACTTGAATTACTTTTCCATGATGTAGTTCCTGGAGGAGGTGGCTGGATACTGGGATAGGAGTAGCTAGAAGTAGTGTTAACAATTGAGTTACTGTTCCCGACTGGATCACCAGCAGGATTTGGCACGGTGTGATTGTAATAGTATGGCCATTGGTTGTACTGCTGTTGGTATGAGAAAGAATTGGTAGGCACTGAAATGGAATGCTGTACTGTGTTGGTATTGGATGACGGGTAGTTCTGATATGACTGAGCATAATTATTTTCAAAGCTTCCACCATTCCAGGTGCTGTTCTGATAATAGCTATTGCTAGTTCCATATCCTGGAGCAGTCTGATGACCACCAGCATTGTAATATGTGTTACTTGTGGGACCAACGTAAGactctgaattctgaaatgaAGTAAGAGGCTGATGAGCTGCACCTGAATGTTGATTTGTTCCTCCTTGCTGGACAGAAGAACCATTTGTAGTTTGTGGGTAACTATAATAATAGTTTGCATATTCTGCAGCAGTGTACCCATGTTGAAGTGAACTTGAGTAAGGCATGTGAGAATGAGTCGCATTTTCTGTGCCCATAGTTGGCTGAGCATTATGAGGTGCACTGCTTGCCACACTCTGATTGTCTCCCGAAACCGAAACATCCCTTTGTGGATCATAGTAAACTGTATCTTGGCTTTGATTGTTCACTGGATAGCTCCACGGGACTGTAGCTGCCCCAGTTGAAGAGGACCATGAATGATGCCCTAAAGCTAAAGGTGGATAAGTAGATGGATTTGTCTGCCCCACAATGCTGACCTGCCATTAGCAAATAAAGGGGTCATGAACTCATGATCATTTATATAATGGCATAATGCACATAGCAACTTAGTTACAAAAGCCATGACCAAAAGATTCATCCTCACTGCAGCTTTAACCATTTCAGTAATTCATTGGCAAAATGCTTTAAGTCAGTACTATATTGCAACTAGAATGATTCGTACAACTAGGCTTCCATACAACCATAGATTCTCAGAATTAACATGTAGTTCTACGCATAGCAAAGACGTTCAAATCCGATCAAACTTCTGCTCTAATTTTTCTTTGCAAAAATTCAACGAAGCCACCTTGCATGAATAGTTTAGTTCCCTTGGCTAAATTTTACTTCTACCAATCACCCACATCCTCAAATTAGCTTAAGTTTGGTACAGTAATTAGCATAATATCAAATTCGTTGCATCCTAAATAGACACTAAATAAACGATCacatattcaaaaaaaaaacaaattcaaaaATCAATAGAACATCAGACGAGGCGCGTCATCTACCTCGGCAGGAGCGGCATCGGATCCAGCAGCCACCACCCCGGCGCCGTGGCTCGCCATCATTCCTCCCCCTCCCGGAGCTCCAACCCTAGCGAACCGGTCAAccgcccgccgccacgccaACGCAACGCAACGCACA
This window encodes:
- the LOC9270017 gene encoding SAC3 family protein A isoform X8, which encodes MIHKGMFRFRETIRVWQAVHLIMLSQLWAQKMRLILTCLTQVHFNMGTLLQNMQTIIIVTHKLQMVLLSSKEEQINIQTAPGYGTSNSYYQNSTWNGGSFENNYAQSYQNYPSSNTNTVQHSISVPTNSFSYQQQYNQWPYYYNHTVPNPAGDPVGNSNSIVNTTSSYSYPSIQPPPPGTTSWKSNSSSSIAPPIQASGGPGPQDQYINQAHAPVLENQYAGQVAGNPRSQNHYASQTPACPQSTVNLNPVQQSNHGDQQNTVPRIAPGFSMVIPKSEKKILGADLSKKPAYVSVSMVKNDARSLPFSLHNYATRNLNCCKDEAQKAACQSMIEEIKNSAIADGTLLTKNWDTEPLLPLVQNVATIPETSANNSSPSLSTSTNRRRQKSRWEPVVEEKVTDKVEPVKGLVNGTTHNNLEAKNRMSNNWDSRKFFQSHHATANKVSQRPAKKQKISSYSDQMQNGNASSDSDKEQDLTKYYASATALANSPEEKKRREHRSKRFEKNQNSSSKSRNSAASKDVMANIHARRAVSALLARSCEDGTTLAVEDMDWDALTVKGTCQEIEKRYLRLTSAPDPATVRPEHVLEKALSMVETSQKNYLYKCDQLKSIRQDLTVQRIQNELTVKVYETHARLAMQAGDLPEYNQCQSQLKRLYAEGIKGCYFEFSAYNLLCVMLHSNNKRDLLSSLARLSKQAKQDEAVKHALAVHSAVSSGNYVLFFKLYKQAPNLNSCLMDLYVERMRFEAVKCMSKSYRPTIPVGYVAQILGFSRIDSEASEECEMWLKAHGAILSIDNSRDLQLDTKASTTTLYMPEPENAVAHGDASLAVNDFLART